Genomic window (Ananas comosus cultivar F153 linkage group 1, ASM154086v1, whole genome shotgun sequence):
GGAGTTTATGCGGCGAAGGATGTCAGAATGACCGTTTTCTTCCAGCCATAACCAGAAGGCGATGATCTTCATCGAATGCGAGGGGTCCACTCCAAGTGTGAAAACCATGCGAGAGAAAAGTTGACGCTCTTCGGAATGGTACAATTGCGCAATATTGATCGGAAAATGCGGGTCCATAGTGAGTTAGAGATCGATGAGCGAATTGAGGAaggagttttttctttttatttttggcctgaaaagaaaatgaaaagagggATAAGAGGGAGTAGCACATTCTCAAGTAAGACAAGGAAAGCATTAAAGCAAAGATGCTTTCTATAGGTGGTCGCAGAAGAAATGCAATACATGGCAACAAAAGAATGGCGAAAATTAGATGTTCCAGATAGTATAGCCTGCAGTGAATCCACTCTTTTATTGTAGTCACATTATACATGCATGGCTTGCTTCCGGATTTggaaaaactttttaaaaatttaaaatgccacatacatgcatacacaTACGTACATGGatgcatatatgtatgcatACGTATATACGTACACGCCTACATTTATGTACTTAACTACATACACGTACATGCATggacatgcatatatatatatatacatacatacatgtacaAACATATAcggatgcatgcatgcatgtataaaTTCGTGCATGCTTTATGTGCATATATTTGAAGCTAGATATGTAATTgatctttatattatttaatttgtaaatatttaCAATAAGTATGCATATTTATAATGTGGCAATTTTTTAACCCAATTTTTTTAGGTAGCATATCTGAAGATGTGTCTacattaatattaattaatatatctcCATTATTTCTTAATTATCACACTAAGTTGATGGGCATTAATATCTCCATTATTCCTCAATTATCACAGTAAGTTAATGCGCTTATGACACAATGCAACATATTTTTGGAGCCTCTATAAAAATAAAGCTTAGAAATCGACAGGTGGTATGcatattattcaattttttttatgtcacGTCCTGAACTTCAGCAAAAGCTCACAGTAACGTGTACAAACCCACCGTGTACACCAAACAGCCAcaatgcacacaaggcgtctaccaaaAGAATGAACAAGTTCAAATTCTAACAAAactatcagagcgagtaatgTAAAATCATTAATGTTCTCTCACAAAGAGATCTACAAAATATACAAATGTATACAACTAAACCAAGTATCTAACGGCAGCTATaaatcaaatacataatacatcACTGCCATAAGTACAAAAAGAATGATAACATCGGGTCAATCTAATGTATCTCCGTaggggctctagctagtcgccaacctcttgccacgatccctagcctcttccGCCGTGGAAGACTCTACAATAAAAACTGACAACAAATGGGAGTgaaaactattaaacaataggtttcagtgggtaagccgccgagagtgacgaagtacaccactagatCAATTGAGGCATGTGTAAACAACAGTAGATAAGCAAAGTAAGTGTAACAATAGATACAGCGAGTTACTATAACATGCCTCTACGTACTAGATAGTTTTCTAACATGTCATATGCATTCATTAATCATATGCAAGTTCTAAAAGTTATGCCAAATATCAGTTTGAACATCTATATGTCATGATTCTTGCAGAATATCCTCATTATAGTTGATTAACTAATGACATCCTGTGATTAATATCCTACACTAACAAGAGTGTAAATGCACTCGTACTATCACTATACTATTGACTAACATGGATGTCAACCTCCTAGTATGCTCACTATTAGGTTTATTCaactaatgacataaagtatctttactactatgtccatctAAGGTTTAAGTCACTTACATTAATCCAATTAACATGAGACTTACATTTGGTAAAGTCCCGGCTTGTGCTGTGCCGAATGGCCCTgtggaagtcaacactacccacagcaatccacttcaGCGCTCAGTCTCGTACAgaagcgagcaatctgtcgctagGCTAACTCCAGAGTGCCGACTTATGAGggacgaccctcacaagcatgtgcgaatgagcacttggcaagcaagcgtaatccatAGCATAGGTATCACATGtttatcatgtctctaatatagaatctcaactcgacacaAGGTCGACACTGTAACACTAAGTCATAATCCACTATCAACTACTTGATGACAGACTTCAACTACTAGATAATATGACTTACATAAATACATGCTTTACATTCATATTGatgattctatcaggctatacctgtACACTCAAACATagtcctctcactactccttatatataagaaaagtggtttactaagatCATATCCAATGACTTAGGGCACATATTCTATAGTTCTACATATCTCCACTATTTGGAGTAAACAAGTAATAGGCAATTACTTTTACTTGACCATACAAGTAAATCATCATGTCTATTTCTAGTTATTTACTTGATTACATTCGAGTTATGCCATAATGCTAAATTCTAGTCACTTAGCTAGATCATACACAATAATATGAAGTTCCGGTTAGTCTATCATGTGAAAGTGGGAACCAACTGGTTAATATAAGTAAACAAGATATTCTATAAAATActcttcacatgatctctacaCAATTCATTCTACACTATGATTGTATACCCAGGTAAATTTATTCTGTATGATATGCTCGAAGTTCAGACATCATATTTACAACATAGAATTGCATGATTTAACTTGAAGATTAAAACCATTATACACTGTTGACTTAGCTATACATCTAACTAAGTGCCGTATTCATAGCTTTATCTCAATGCCCTAGTGAATGATGTTCTCTCGTTAACTTGTCGATACAAGTACATTAACATCATGTAATACATGTGAGACTAACAAGTAATCTCTAAATGCAGAGCAATTTCATAATTCAcccctactacatagaggttccCTCTTAACCGATATGGTATGCATATTAGTGTTGTCCTAACTCATTCGAGTAAACATGTATTCACATGGATATGCCACAATTCCGATTCTATAATGTCAAAGAAGACATAGAggaaattcacccatttcgggaaggtcaaacccaccaattaGTTGATGCCTCTTGTCAAATTCGTAAGTAAGAGTATCTGCTATTCTCCAAGTACCCTAGCAAGCAATTCAAAATCAGCTAGGAGCATaattcccatttccacactaaAGTATACAAAAACTCACGAAGTTACTCAATTTAGGCAAGATTCACACCTAATATTGATCCAAGGTTAATTTCCACCTTACTTTAGGTTAGAATGCACCAAATCTAAACCGTAATGACCACCCAAAATCTCAGTCAAAAGGTCCCCCACCAGCTATAAACCTGTTGCGACCAAACATCAAAACAGCATTAGAACCCTTATATAAtatactacaacagaattaggttatagggacacatgtttgggacacttttgtgtaagtgtcccatgtatgctaaaacttaaaaaaacatctacttatgcctaaatataaagcccaatccaaccaaaaataaaatattactctattcaacccaccacacccagNggcggttgctaaatgcttaaataagtgttggtaaattagcaacactcttttaggttatagcaacactctttaactgtcactatatacctagcgaccccacatatagcaacactttttaaaagtgtcggtaattttagctagcagcacttttttgacatgtacctacatttaaaagtgtcgctatagaccgctTTTATTGTAGTATAACCACATAGTATAGGTTAGAACCTCACATATTTAGATTCCCAACTTGAAATTCCACTTCTTTCTGGCTGAAGTACACTAAATTTAGCTTTCAAGCATCACAAAACGCAGCTCCAGGTGTTAAGAAACCTGCTGTAAACATGCACCAAAACTGCATCAATAATAACACTTCTACAACACATATAGCATCTTATCTAAATAAATTCTTACCTACTATTATGCTAATGCTTAAATCTCAATCTCGGTTTAGGTTGGAACACCAAATCCAACTTTTGTAAGCTTCCCAATTTCAGCCAAACAAGATCAATTGGTTCAAAGCACCCTACTGCGAGTTATGTTAAAACATGCATAAAGTCACAACTACATCATTCAACTAAGGAGCTACTAGGTAATATACCTTTAAACAACTTTGGTTCAGCTTTTCCTAGGATTAAAGTTGAAGAATCATAGCAAAAACTTGCTTCTATAGCTGCTGGAACATCCCTCAAACCAGCTGGTCACAAAGGAACCAAAAACCATATAAGTTCATTACTATACTTCAAACTAAGAAGTAGTTGCTTAGCTCACCTCATTCCAACTTCGATTCAGCTACCAGCAGTTTTAAGGTTGAGAAAACTCATCAAAACACCTCTCCCACATTCCAAGATTTAATCCTCAAACCTCTAGACCAGTTAATCCAAGAGAAGGGAAGAAAATAATAAGCTCACATTACCACCCTCTTCGAAGTAGaagatcctagagagagaaagagaggagagggttTAAACCCTGTTTCTCAGAGCTTGGGCAAGATAAGCATCAGCTGGATTGAGCTGGGGAGGATAAGAATAGAGCTGGAGGAGGAAAAGACCAATTTAATTACAATGTTTACAAAGTGTAATTATGATATCTTTTTATGAGAAGAAGAGTTTCTTGGTATAAAGTCTTAGTGTTTGCCTCCAAAAGCAACATTTAGTGGAGATTCGATGTTCTCTTGTATTGAAAAGTTGGCGGGGACATAGTCAAAGAGTCAAACCTTGAAACAAATTAATTGATTGCATGCTTCTTGAATTTGATCGAATTTGTctaactcttttcattattcttTTATTGTGGATTTAATTCTTGAATTGattttattgtatatttattttagaaacctaatttgcCCTCTCTTTTAGGTTGTCATTTCAATTCTCATTTGCAGTCTAGTTGATAGATAAGCATGCTATCTATAGCGCGCACCAATGCAATCCTAAgaaaggtaaaataaaaatattattaattacaagtcaattaattaaatttacttATACCAGTCAAAAGACATACCacaaaaataagatttttttttttttgaattattgctGATGTTTGGAGCGGTGATAGGTTGTGATGAAATCTCTCAATTACTTACATTTTTTGatatagtatataaaatatctttattttttttgaaatgtgaagcaactaggctTCGAATTTAGGATCTCGGATagcaaccaccaagccctttaccgcTTGCGCTAGAAACGGTCAGttaaagtatattaaatatTGCTATTTGTTCTTCAGTGGTGACATATCATGTATCATATATGTATCATGAAGAAATTATTATTGTTCAAATATTTTACAATATGAGTTTCCATTTGAAACACTATCTCTTATATCTCCTTTCATCACTGTGAAGAATTTCATTAACATAATTTGCGCGGGGTAAAGCCGGAGTATGAATAAGTGTCCCCTCTGTCACATTGTTTGCCATCAAAAAAACAATATTGGCCACGAACTCATTATCATTTTATTGAATCCTTCTCCAACCACTTGGATTacgatttttaaacaaaataaaggcAAAAAAAGAGATTGAAATGGAAAAAAGAAGGGCCAATAGTTTTTCGGTAAAAGGTTAAAAACACCCCAATAGTTTGTTTTTGAAGAACTAATGGCTAGGGTTTTttgaaaaactagttatttttTCCATCATGTAAAAAATACAGTATTTTATCCAAACGTTGAAAAACAGAgtaaaaaattcgaaaatattcaaaatttggcACACAACCTATTacaattgaaagaaaaaaaaaaatctctttttaatTCTTGAAGTTGCCAAACATGCCCCTTAATATCTTTAATAgcaatatgttgaattttttggTACACATTATGTTCTCAATATCAAGCTAAAGTTCGTACTTGTTATactttttaccttttttctgtttgtatTTTGAAATGTGTAGGGGATAAAAAGgggttttttagtgcaatagtcttctcctaaaattttattctaaaaataggcctattaactttttatttataaatatgatcATATAAAAActgtgaatgattcaccgcttttacaaaGAGTAAGCCATTCATcgccgcttttaaaagcggtaaaccattcaccgctttctttcttttcctcacTTCATTCTATatttctacgatggtaaaagcggtaaatggttcaccgcttttattctttttctacttctaatgagaagttatgaatgcggtgaatcattcatcgcatttagaggtctatttttataattatttttaaaaaaaattatttttacaattataaaaatcgataggattatttataaaaaaaaattcgataaaaaatatagtagattttttaCTTTCACAAATAAGAGagtaaatgaaaaataatacaaGTGCCAAACAACAGAAGCCCTAGCTACACAGTCTGATAATGGTTTTACAAAATTGGAGAAAGATATTCCATAACAAAGACTCTAGCTCAAGTAAAAGGCGCATTTTACGAGAAGAGCTGATCTAAAATATGTTGGCTTAAAAGGGGCAGCATCTTATTTTATGGTGGAAGGTCAGAGTCGAGTCATATTCAAAGTGACATGAGATTGGTTGGATCGAGTAACAATCAAAACCCGTAGACGCTGTATCTGTACATTTTAATGAATTGGTTATATCTTTCTAAAAGCTCGGGCTTTCGAGATTTATGATTAgtaccaacgatccgacaagatAGATATTGCCTAAGGATGAATAGCTCTTATCGAGGCTTTAGTTATCTTATGTTACGACTCTTTACGCGAGCCAAACTCCTATAAAGAACTTAGTACATCAAATTACAATTATTTCGCCATAAGCTCTGGAGGTTAATAAGTTAGTCtccaaagtttgaaatttgttGAGCCCATGAAACTTATTAGAGACTACATAATTAACCCTTGTAACTATAGTTATGGTTTATTGCATGACAAGCTAGGTTAACAGGGGTAAAGAACACTTGacgaattattatattttaattggattttatcatttctttaatttatacgAATGCTAAAAgcattataaaatttacacaactTACGGTTCAAGAGAAACACTTGAGGATAAAGCAAAAAACAGGGTAATTAATGAAAATAAACCTAAAATATAATGTCGAGATGGATAAGAAAACTATAATTCAGTGAGGTCtttgaaaaaaccaaaaaaaaaaaaaagtacaatataAGAGTGACTGTTTCTACTAAAGGAAGTGCttactaatatataattaaattttctcTCATTATTTTGGCTTTTTACAATTTTGTTTTAACATACAAGAATGATTTGCGTTTAGCTAAAATGCTTATGAAAAGAACGCAAATTTTCTGAATGGGATGTAGGAAGAGAATCACATATATTGTACATTAATGTATTTTCTAAATCTGAAATTGGTCctgagaagaaagaaaggaaaaaaagaaaaaaagaaaatcttcttTCACCACATTTGGCTACCACTCATTCAACACTCACCAAATGATATTATAACATGTTCATTCCCTGAATTCATATTTTCTGACAAAGTTGGCCATCTTACATACCATGTAACTTTCCATCTATACTGCACAAATACTTCAGCTCTCATGTCCATATCGGACATGTATCGATACCAGTACTTGTTCGATACACACCCGACACATGCTGATGATAAGGATTCGAACAATGATACAGATACAAATGTGCCAACACATACATATAAGCAACTAATGACAAAGATTTGGACAATGAAGTAGAAGGATGAAACTTTACTCGAAGACATCAAACAATTTGTTGATAGTCACACATCATACCTTCGGTGTTTTGAAATGTGGATTAATATCAAGCAACATTTATTATGCAGAATCTCCATGAATTTCATGAATTTATGCTGACTGCATCCAACTCCAGAGCCACAAAGCCAACCGCTTTATGTGTTCGGATACCTAGTTCAGAAAGCAAATGTATCAATGTTTCCAATTtcaacaaataagaaaaacaaaatgttATATATCATTTAACTCGTTAACAAGCggagataaaataaaaattcaccaTTATATAAGTTAGAATTAGAGAAAATGTTTTAACTGCTAGCAGCCGATGAAGTTGAAAGTTATTTTGAAAGTAAGAAGCTCAATAGCAGTATTAGTGCGACAAGATCAAAATTTGCAATTAATGGCACACTACACAGAGGTTTTGACTCACACTTTGATTATCTCACAATAAGAAACCTCCGCAAGGGAAAAGTGATAGAATTTTGATCCTTCTGGAGCACAACTCTTTGCAAAATCTTACATGGGAGAAAAGCATTTCTTCATAGTGCGTAAGCCAAAGACCTCAGCATATGCCTAAGAGACGACCAAATCAAATGATTCCTTATTTTAGGGGTACTCTTAATGTTTTAGATCACAAAAGTTGGTCTTGATGGTTTAAAACTTTTTGTTGATCATACTGTATTTAACATAAAGTGAACATGTTCTGACAGACAGCATGATAGAACACTTGAAAGTGCTTAATCTAGGATAGTATCAGGAATAGCAATGAAGGCACAATTTAGAACAAGAAATTATCTACCAAAGAAAAGTGCGAAAAATGCAACCGTCACTTCAGAATTTAGACATGGCTGGCAAATAAATCACAAACGACAGATTACAGTGACTTACAACTTTGATTTTGTTCTTGCAAGTGGTGCTTGTAATGCATCATAGTGTCCATAACCATGATAAATCACACGAATTGGATTTTCCTTGCCGTACTCCTGACCATACTCTGCTATGATTCTGGGGCTATCAGATCCCTTTGTATACATGTAGACGGTTATTGGCATCCTGCAATACCATATTTTCTTTAGAGAAAACTCTGTAAAAGTTTATGAAGTCAGAAATATGTCaaattttcagaaaaagaaaCCACTTCGTTTCTGGATTTTTCAATAAGGGTTCTTttgtttttagaattttatcaCTTTCCAACTTTTAGGACCAAAACTTGACCTCCATCAGAAGACCCTAGTTTCCATTGTTCAATGGCACGGCCCGGAACTCTCTCTATCAAATTAGCAACTGATTACACAATAGAGTACAAAAGGTGTAATAAAAAGTATATTAAGAGCAATTTGAATATACTAGTGACAACAAAAATGAATAATTTCATGCCGAGTGTTGTGGTACATAGGCATTGGATCAATGGCACATATCGGCACAGCCTGGCATGACAACATGGCGTACCGTGCTGCCAAAGCGCTCACCACAAGCCCATAACTTGGCATTTACATCTTTTATGTGCAATTATGAAATATGATTTTTATACTTCAAAATAGTGCATCAATCATTCAGAATTGTGTAAGGAAaaagaattttgaaaattgaccTAAAACTGTTTAAAAAAGGGGTCTAATTTCTCAGAAGTTGAAAAGAATGTGgatctcttttttccttttatttattccCGCAAAATGATCTAATTAGAAAAATAGCTAGTATCAACCGAAGGACATGGGAACACATAAGCAGCTCGGGCTCTCCTCCCCATATATGAGGTTGTCTAATATGTGTGACATATGTATCAAAATCTTCTTCAAGAAACctgcatagaaaaaaaaaatatttcataactGGAGTGATATTGATAAGGTTCAGTAGACACATGACAACAAAGCTGATATTATCAAGAAGTAGAAACTGGATTTTATTGTGCATCAATGGAATTTTCGCTTTATGTAAGTATTACATCCTTTAGTAAGACATATATTGATGTATTTGAAAGTTGTAAACCAGAGAGGAGCTCTCATAAACTCATATGATCTATATAAATCCGAAGGGCTAGTCACAAGATTAGGTATGAATTTGTTTTCATGGCGTTGAAAATTCGTTATGGAAAAAACATATGACACCCCTACGACGGTAGGTTAGGTGGTGCTCGGTCTCTGATTTCCAGCTTTTCATCCTATTAGATGACATCAAATAATATGTTGTTTGCTTTAAGAAAATTCTGTCAGAACTGAAACAATCTCTTTAACTTTTCCAATGACCGTGATAGATACTAGAAGATAATTTATAACTCGGCAGCTATTATGTAACATTTTAGATTTGGACAGAAAACCATTACGGTACATTACGCCATTAGTCCCTAAACTATGAATCAAGTTTCATTTTGCCCCTAAACTCTGAATTATTGCATTAGAGGCTCAAACTTCTAATGTGTTTCAATCTCAATCCTACTGTTAGCTTTCATCACCCAATGCTGATGTGGCATTCCAAGTCATTATTCCGTTTTAATCCGAGTCATATGATTTTCTGGTAAAACGAGGTCAACTGGGCCCAATATGCCAAATCTCACTTCAAAAATGAAATCATTCCTGAATTACGTGGGTCCCATTCAACCATCTTCCTATGAATACATAGCTGACAGGATTTTTGAACAGTAACTTAGCATCCACATCAAACTTCAGCCTCTTAGGGAGGCAGAAGCTACCCAGCAGGACTAGATTGAAATTTTAGAGGTTCTAAAAGATTGAAAATGTTAAAGGTTCAAACCCCTACTGTAACAAATCGAAGTTTCAGACCAAAAGTTAAACTCAAGCACTGGTTTATGAACTAAATGGTGTAATGCAACTGATAACATCAAGTTCTACATGGAACTATGCAGGCCTTTCCCAAAGTCAACTAGAAATGTTAATTGACAGGTTCAGATTAACAAAAAGCAACGTCTAGAACCTATTTTCAAATGACCTACGAATAAAGCAGTGACTGTACATTATCGCCATTCATAGTTTGTACTATTGCTCTTCATGTCTGTCTTGTCATCTTCTTTCCCAAGTTCTCAAATGATTTTTCTCTTCCTATATTAAatcatctcttctctctataATTAGACTAAATTCCTAGCAAGGTATCAAGCAAAATCACCATATTGTGGTTCACatatgacaaaatgaccaaaaaatcAAGAAGAGTACCCCACATTTTCACTCCTGGCCTTAGTCTATAAGCTAGAGTAAAGATAATTTTAGATCCAGTGAAATCTATCTAACATTAGATCAACAATAAAATatgaagataaaattttaaaaaaaaaagcagaccACTCGGTGTCCCCACGCCTTCTAACAAATTCATCTGCTACCTgtaaaggaataaaaaaaaaaaacaacaacagtATTAGAGATTTAGTTAGAAGTATTATTAGAgatttaattaaaaacaaaCTGGTAGAAGCAGCACAAACAATTTCAAATAGATACCCCAGGAAAATTGGAGTGCGATATATGCAAGTCATGTAAAGCatatatatcaataaaatacCTTCTGAAAACTACATTGCATTGATTTCATTAATATAATTCTTCTTCCATAGAAACAGTGCTAATTAATACAACAATAATAGTCTTATTGAAAAGTTTAAATGAATGCAAATGAAATACATTTGATCTAAGCTCATCTGCTAGTTCTTTTTGAAGACTCTCACTGGGGCAAGGTTTCCCCGCTCTCAGACAAGCTCCATAAGCAACAGCTCTAAACAAACATCTTCCATCTCCTCGTATTCCTGAAATTCAAAGGGAAGATTACTGCTGCACTTATGAGCAagtaattcaaaatatttaggAAAAGTGACTATCAAAAGCAGCCAACTAGCGTGGTATCAaataaagaaacataaaaagcTGATGACACATAAGTTATGCAATAATTTGTTAAGATATTATATAGGCTCTAGCAATAGGAGAAAAGGAGAAATCATAATATTTGTTTTTGAAGCTTGGACATACTTGCAGCATATACATGTAGTTGTACACACATGCATCCAATTATGATCCTAAGAGGACCATTACTTAGTGCAGTGGTAAAAGGCTTAGCACTAAAACCAAATGGCCGTAGGTTTAATTCCCACTTGCATCCAAAAGATGCTAAGAGTCCAATATTAGAACTGCCCCAAACTACAAACCCCCCCACCCCCCAATCCCCTCTTCTCCACTTCCACTAGATGGCAGCCTGGGTGTTTGTATCATTGCATGTAAGTGCTTATGTATGCTAGGAACTGGAACCAAACAATACAGGCAGTGCCTTCTAGCTCCCATAGTTCGGCATTTTTGAGACCACCGATATCAcataaatgataaaactaaaaGAGTCAATAATCTAAAATCTTTCTCTAATACAATGAAACTCCTGTAAAAAGTATTGTGAAAGTTTGATTGTTTTCCTAAAATCcatttaaaccaaaaaaaatgattattctGGCATCACAACTCTCCAAATACAAGATTTCAATCTATATGGGTGATCCACTTAAGAACACATTTTTACTCTAGCTACAGCGGACGAGCATTCTACCAGGACCGGCCCGGACTTGGTTTCGTTGGGGGCCGGTAGCCCATCTTATGTCTCAAAATTGTCAGGACACAAATGCATGCAGGGCACCATGTACCACACCTATGAAACCTTATTGTAGAGGTTTTTttcgaaataaaaattaatccgTTGGATGCACTCAATTACATTTAAAGGCCtacctattaaaattttacaaatttttaacaCCTATTTTACatgcataaaataattttttccccACAATGTTGATTTTGGGTACTTCATGATGCCTTGATCATAGGTTTTCACAACCaatgattttttatatatagactCTTTAGATTTTGTACATCACATCTATcgattagattttaattttaaacgaCGAATCATCAAATATTGTATTTGCTGCATgacataaatatatgtattggaTGCGAGCAATAAGTAGCCCAGACAAGGACTCCATGAACGGCTTCATTATGAGCACCGTGCAGGCGCTGCTGCCAGTGCGTGCAGGCTCTGCTGCCTCACGCCATCCACAAATAGACCATTTGGGGACCATCCCCATGACCGTTTGTCCACTTAAAGCACCACAATACAAAACTCATATTAGTAATGCTAACCACATCAAGCAAATATATTGTGCATAATGCTAACCACATCAAGCAAAAAGATTGTGCGAGATATTCCTATGCTGCAATGAAACATTGTAATCGAGCAAAAGATTTTCTTAATCCCTTAGAAATTTTTACACATCTCATTCCatacaaaagaagttgataatTTTACATCAAAACTCAAAAGACTTATAAGATCAGTTTCAGAAACtgaaaatcgaaaaaaaaaacctgaactGACCAAATTAACCAAATTTCTAATACTTTGATATTTATTAGTCTAGAACTTTctaaaaagaatatattaatCTTAGATAATAATCATATAATTAGAGACTTTGACcactat
Coding sequences:
- the LOC109721393 gene encoding OTU domain-containing protein At3g57810-like isoform X1; amino-acid sequence: MSGSDHSTLRSIRIRGDGRCLFRAVAYGACLRAGKPCPSESLQKELADELRSNVADEFVRRRGDTEWFLEEDFDTYVTHIRQPHIWGGEPELLMCSHVLRMPITVYMYTKGSDSPRIIAEYGQEYGKENPIRVIYHGYGHYDALQAPLARTKSKLYPNT
- the LOC109721393 gene encoding OTU domain-containing protein At3g57810-like isoform X2, with amino-acid sequence MDAELGIRGDGRCLFRAVAYGACLRAGKPCPSESLQKELADELRSNVADEFVRRRGDTEWFLEEDFDTYVTHIRQPHIWGGEPELLMCSHVLRMPITVYMYTKGSDSPRIIAEYGQEYGKENPIRVIYHGYGHYDALQAPLARTKSKLYPNT